The following DNA comes from Moritella sp. 24.
TTTTGGTCATTGGCGGGTAACATAACCCAGCAACGGCACAACCTTGATAATGAACTGTCACTTTACTACCTGGCGCTAAATCAGCAACGGGCACTGATAGCATCAATTCGTACTCAAAAATTTCGACATCGCCAAAATATTCATCGTGATAATCTTTACCTGCCGGTAAGCCTTTAATCGTCTGTTCTTCACCATCAATAGTGACACGCAGCTTATTTTTATATAAATAATAGCCATCGGTAATTTGCCAAAAGACGTTCAGATTGTCACCCTGTTGCAGTTGAGAAAAAACAAATGCCTCTTCACCTAGCAGAAACGCAGGTGCAGCCTGTTGTTTATTCGTAAATAAGCTAAAATTATTGTTAGCATACACAGGTATTGCGCTTTGTATAACAAGGTTACTTGCTAATAATAGGACTAGTTTTACTTTCATTTTTTCCAACTTTATTAAGTTTTAGTTGTCTTAGTTATTGTGTCAGCTACCTAGAATTATGGACTATCTGCTGGGCTAGAACTTGAAAAATGGGCTAATGCCCCTTATGTTACTTTATATTATGATCATTTTATGCTGATTTTTAGATAACTTAGCAACCACTATAAGTTGGGCTAAGTTATTTACCATAACTATATTTTTGAGAGGTTAATGTGTTAGGTCGTTTATTTTTCCTGTTTACTACGATGACATTAATTGAAGTGTATGTGCTGATGTCGATAGGTTCGTTATTAGGTGCAGAACTGACGATTGGTATTATTATTTTAACTGCGTTTACGGGTTCGTACTTGGTACGTAATCAAGGTCTGCAAACGGTGCAAAAATTACAAGCGCGCTTGGCCGCTGGTGAAGCACCTGGGCAAGAAATTGTAGAAGGCATTATGCTACTTGTATGTGGTGTATTACTTGTAACCCCTGGTTTTGTTACTGATGCTTTAGGTTTGTTAGTGTTAACACCACAAATTCGTGGCCGTTTGGCTAAAGCACTGCTTGACCAATATAAAGATCGTATTATTCCGCAATCAACGTTTACTGCTGGTGCGCAAGGTTTCCAGTATTCGTCACAATCTTCATCACCATTCCAACAACAACCTGGCTCAACGAATACAGCCAAAAATGACGGTGTGATTGAAGGTGATTTTGTTGAAGTTGATAGCGATGACAAAAAGCTTAATTAATAATCGATAGACAAGTTAATGACAAAAGGCGCGGTCGTAAGATCGCGCCTTTTTTGATCTTGATTCGCTTGGTATAACTTATACTACTCCGCTATTGGTAAGCACACTATAGGTATGGTATTTATTAGCTATTGGAAATACGCAGTGATGATGAAGTGACTGTGCATAGTTGCTAGCCACGATAAGGCTGGCGTAGTAGCTAAGGATATAAAATGATAGCACAAGGGTTACCAGTAACTGAGCACGAACAACACGTTGCTCGCAATACAGGGAAGGTTATTTTGGTCGGTTCTGGACCAGGTGATCCGGATTTATTAACAGTCAAAGCATTACGTTTATTGCAACAAGCGGAAGTCGTTGTACATGACCGTTTAGTATCGGATGAAATTATTGCGTTAATTAACCCGCAAGCGGAATGTTTTTTTGTGGGTAAAAAAGCGGGCCACCACTGTGTCCCACAAAGCGGTATTAACCAATTGCTGGTGGATCTTGCTTTACAAGGCAAGCAAGTGATCCGTCTTAAAGGCGGTGATCCTTTTATTTTTGGTCGTGGTGGTGAAGAGCTTGAAGCATTATTACCTTTTAACATAGCTTTTGAAGTTGTACCGGGTATTACAGCTGCGTCTGGCTGTGCAGCATACGCTGGGATCCCGTTGACACATCGCGATTATACGCAAGGTGTACAATTTATTACTGGGCATTTAAAAGATGATGCTAACCAACTGAATTGGCCTTTATTAGGTCAAGCGACACATACGTTGGTGTTTTATATGGGACTCACACAAAGCAGCGGTATTGCGCTTAATTTAATTGAGCACGGCATGAGTGCAGATATGCCTATTGCGATTGTTGAGCGTGGTACGAGCCAGCGACAACGGACGTTACAAGGATCACTAAAAGATCTGGGAGATCTTGCTGCTCAAGCAGAAAGTCCATCGCTGATTATTATTGGTGGTGTAACTCAATTAGCAAGTAAACTCGATTGGTTTAGTGCAACGCTTAGCGATGTATAACTAACTCTATTTGATAGTAATAAGCAGGCTATGTGAACACTGGGGTTATAACTCTTTTATTCACATAGTCTCGCCATTATTAGAGGTTATGTATTAACTTAATGTTTGATAACCACGTATAAATAAGCGCACAGAGCTTTGCAAGTAGTGCTTAATCTCTTCTTCTGATAACGATTCACCAATATTGAATTCAAGCCTTATCCACTGCTCACCTTTGATTATTGCTAATAGCTGTATTGCTGCTTGGCGGCAGTCTTCAATATCTAACTCGCCACGACGATGATATTCAGCTAAACAAGCGGCTAGTTTATCAGTGACAAATACTGGGCCGGCCTCAAAAAATAAACGTGATAAATGTGGATGAGCAAGACATTCAGATGCACATATCCGGTGTACAGCCATAGAGTCTGGTGATGTGATCATGGTAAAAAACCGTTGTGCGAATAACGTCAACGTTGATTCAACAGGCCCTAAATTCTCAGGTAGCAGTTCTGCTATTCCGGACAATTCGCATTTATAAGTGATCGAAGTAATAAACAGCTCATCTTTATTGCCGAAATGGCTATAGACAGTCTGCTTTGATACACCAGCTAACTTTGCAATATGTTCCATACTTGTGGCGGCGTAGCCATGCTGGGTAAATCGTAATGTTGCCGCATCAAGTATCTGATTTCGCTTTAATTCACTTTTTGTTCTTGGTTTGCTCATCTCTCTACACCGCTAATAATTGACGACATATTATCGCATTAAATATTACATAAGCGTTAATTAATATAAAAAATGGACTGTACCGTCTAGTCTATTTTTGTTACTGTTAAAACTAGACTGAGGAGTCTAGTTTGTCAAGTGCTGAAATAAAGCACTGCGTTGAGTAGAGTGTAAATAAAGGATAATGATTATGTTTAGAAAGAGTTACCGCTCTATGTTGAATGAAAATACAGCAAAGTGGTTAAGTATATTGCTAATTCCGCTTGCACTGCAAGCTTGTAGTGATGTTGTTGCTAATGAAGCGCAGGTGGCGTCACAGTATTTAAAAGCAAGCAGTGAACAGCTTGTTCCACAGGATGCTTATCAAATCGAAAATAAATTTGTTGGTAAGGTGATTGCGAAGCAAGATGCAAATGTCGGTTTTGAATTTTCAGGCATCATTAAAACGCTGCATGTGATTGAAGGTCAGCAGGTAACGAAAGGGCAATTACTGGCAGAACTCGATACGAAGTTATTATTAATAGAGCGTACTAAGTTAGAAGCACAACTGCAGCAAGCGGAAGCTGAGTTCGATTTGATTAAAGCAAATCTAAAGCGATTAACTTCGTTAATTTCACGCGGGTTTACTTCTGAGCAAAATATTGATGAGTTGTCGTCGCAAAAGCGAGTTATTGCCGCGAAGATCCGCAGTACGTTATCTGCATTGGATGCAAGTCAGTATCATATTGATAAGTCGAAACTGTTAGCGCCATTTGATGGTATTGTTAGCAGCCGTCAAATTGCAGAAGGCGAAGTGGTTGCTGCTGGTTCTGCGGCATTTAGATTATTACAAACAGGCGCGTCCGAAATCACGGTCGGTGTGCCAGCAAGCTTTATTCCACAACTTCAAGGTAAAGAGCATCAGGTCGAGATTGCTGGTGTTAATTAT
Coding sequences within:
- a CDS encoding FxsA family protein gives rise to the protein MLGRLFFLFTTMTLIEVYVLMSIGSLLGAELTIGIIILTAFTGSYLVRNQGLQTVQKLQARLAAGEAPGQEIVEGIMLLVCGVLLVTPGFVTDALGLLVLTPQIRGRLAKALLDQYKDRIIPQSTFTAGAQGFQYSSQSSSPFQQQPGSTNTAKNDGVIEGDFVEVDSDDKKLN
- a CDS encoding protein-disulfide reductase DsbD domain-containing protein, with the protein product MKVKLVLLLASNLVIQSAIPVYANNNFSLFTNKQQAAPAFLLGEEAFVFSQLQQGDNLNVFWQITDGYYLYKNKLRVTIDGEEQTIKGLPAGKDYHDEYFGDVEIFEYELMLSVPVADLAPGSKVTVHYQGCAVAGLCYPPMTKTFITQ
- a CDS encoding efflux RND transporter periplasmic adaptor subunit, which encodes MFRKSYRSMLNENTAKWLSILLIPLALQACSDVVANEAQVASQYLKASSEQLVPQDAYQIENKFVGKVIAKQDANVGFEFSGIIKTLHVIEGQQVTKGQLLAELDTKLLLIERTKLEAQLQQAEAEFDLIKANLKRLTSLISRGFTSEQNIDELSSQKRVIAAKIRSTLSALDASQYHIDKSKLLAPFDGIVSSRQIAEGEVVAAGSAAFRLLQTGASEITVGVPASFIPQLQGKEHQVEIAGVNYPARLLSMGNEVDKVTRTISLRFTLMNNSPVYNGQLAYLTLSQTYQEPGYWIPLSAITDGVRGMWNIYTLEHDRLQQDLDDHSSDEVFQLKSTIVTILHATETTAYVQGDLKNNQAYVNTGIHRFVPGQKVRVNHQQAFANKASHSAISENEI
- a CDS encoding TetR/AcrR family transcriptional regulator codes for the protein MSKPRTKSELKRNQILDAATLRFTQHGYAATSMEHIAKLAGVSKQTVYSHFGNKDELFITSITYKCELSGIAELLPENLGPVESTLTLFAQRFFTMITSPDSMAVHRICASECLAHPHLSRLFFEAGPVFVTDKLAACLAEYHRRGELDIEDCRQAAIQLLAIIKGEQWIRLEFNIGESLSEEEIKHYLQSSVRLFIRGYQTLS
- the cobA gene encoding uroporphyrinogen-III C-methyltransferase, yielding MIAQGLPVTEHEQHVARNTGKVILVGSGPGDPDLLTVKALRLLQQAEVVVHDRLVSDEIIALINPQAECFFVGKKAGHHCVPQSGINQLLVDLALQGKQVIRLKGGDPFIFGRGGEELEALLPFNIAFEVVPGITAASGCAAYAGIPLTHRDYTQGVQFITGHLKDDANQLNWPLLGQATHTLVFYMGLTQSSGIALNLIEHGMSADMPIAIVERGTSQRQRTLQGSLKDLGDLAAQAESPSLIIIGGVTQLASKLDWFSATLSDV